Proteins encoded by one window of Halomonas chromatireducens:
- the flhF gene encoding flagellar biosynthesis protein FlhF, which produces MSVMRFTGVNSRDAMRQVREALGDEALILANRRVDDGVEILAMAESAAPGGSDDPQRHAQTNASAPPAAGQGASSAFEAMSARLLEEMQDMRALLSREQAPAALGGLREQLQHLLLEAGFRQELAGEVVSALPEELVGQDMDARAMSWLHRQLVNRLEGLDDEDAFLDRAGIVALIGPTGIGKTTTTAKLAARYVMRHGTRPVALVTTDSFRIGAHEQLRIYSRLLDVPMYALNADQPVSDLLERMRGKSWVIIDTVGMSQRDHRVIEQVAHLRGGDAPVRLVLLLNAASQPETLEEVVIRYRQAAQAAGAELSDCIITKQDEAGRLAPVLDIVMRHGLRLLFVSHGQRVPEDMSVADVPALVDRALEARVAMAQSTPRQGAVEAPARSPNLLGQGRRLSSTLLALRQRLTGFQQLEAVWDLLGLPAVVQQRRLESLLSSYPASEQALGMLWSERRRVKGERWSMPDIAIDPEGGWLALPLLQHRQVAGQQARLEDALQRLAVSVHLLQGLPDGEAADWLEEKAITWCSQVRGSQRVEHAGERLSLSTLGELAEPLGDVACRFRGSPGRLALSSLPVAVALKAGKGVQAVLVQAWLGDVRDTESGRVLAKRYWVTPARLGRDPQSLLVAQLQGDALPQLTRRAWQRLAPSELGEVRPDVRLLMASGLATVAAHLDLAEDEAAMDLRAELLGLSGGRQRRRDVALLESLMQLFMVRDAIRHLGLGERESG; this is translated from the coding sequence GATGACGGCGTCGAGATTCTGGCCATGGCCGAGTCGGCGGCGCCGGGTGGTAGCGACGATCCTCAACGGCACGCGCAGACGAACGCTTCTGCGCCTCCGGCTGCTGGACAGGGTGCGTCGAGTGCCTTCGAAGCCATGAGTGCGAGGCTGCTCGAGGAGATGCAGGATATGCGTGCGCTGTTGTCGCGCGAGCAGGCGCCGGCGGCGCTCGGTGGCCTTCGCGAACAGCTTCAGCATCTTTTGCTTGAGGCCGGCTTCCGTCAGGAGTTGGCCGGTGAGGTGGTCTCGGCCTTGCCGGAAGAGCTGGTCGGCCAGGATATGGATGCACGTGCCATGAGCTGGCTGCACCGCCAGTTGGTCAACCGTCTGGAGGGCCTCGACGACGAGGACGCTTTCCTGGATCGTGCCGGCATCGTGGCCCTGATCGGACCGACAGGCATCGGCAAGACCACTACTACCGCCAAGCTGGCCGCTCGCTACGTCATGCGTCACGGTACCCGCCCGGTCGCCCTGGTGACCACCGACAGCTTTCGTATCGGCGCCCACGAGCAGTTGCGAATCTATTCGCGGCTGCTCGATGTCCCCATGTATGCACTGAATGCCGACCAGCCGGTCTCCGACCTGCTCGAGCGCATGCGCGGCAAGTCTTGGGTCATCATCGATACGGTTGGCATGAGCCAGCGTGACCATCGTGTCATTGAGCAGGTGGCACACCTGCGTGGTGGCGATGCCCCGGTGAGACTGGTGCTGCTGCTCAATGCGGCCAGTCAGCCCGAGACACTGGAAGAGGTGGTGATCCGCTATCGCCAGGCGGCACAGGCGGCGGGTGCTGAACTCAGCGACTGCATCATTACCAAGCAGGATGAAGCCGGGCGCCTGGCGCCGGTGCTGGATATCGTGATGCGCCATGGCCTGCGCCTGCTGTTCGTCTCCCATGGCCAGCGCGTGCCGGAGGATATGTCCGTGGCCGACGTGCCGGCACTGGTTGACCGCGCCCTGGAGGCCCGCGTTGCCATGGCGCAATCCACGCCCCGTCAGGGCGCCGTGGAAGCGCCGGCGCGCTCCCCCAACCTGCTGGGGCAGGGGCGCCGCCTCTCCAGTACGCTGCTGGCCCTGCGGCAACGGCTGACAGGATTTCAGCAATTGGAAGCGGTCTGGGATCTGCTCGGCCTGCCGGCAGTCGTCCAGCAGCGGCGGCTGGAGTCACTGCTGTCCTCTTATCCAGCGTCCGAGCAGGCGCTGGGCATGCTGTGGAGCGAGCGTCGGCGAGTCAAGGGCGAGCGCTGGTCCATGCCGGATATCGCCATCGACCCGGAGGGGGGCTGGTTGGCGTTGCCACTGCTTCAGCACCGCCAGGTAGCTGGGCAACAGGCGCGACTGGAGGATGCATTGCAACGCTTGGCGGTCAGCGTGCATCTGCTACAGGGTTTGCCCGATGGCGAAGCGGCTGACTGGCTGGAGGAGAAGGCCATCACCTGGTGCAGCCAGGTGCGTGGCAGCCAGCGCGTCGAGCATGCCGGCGAGCGTCTGTCACTGTCGACGCTGGGTGAGCTGGCCGAGCCGCTGGGGGATGTGGCCTGTCGCTTTCGTGGGTCGCCGGGGCGCCTCGCCCTCTCGAGCCTGCCGGTGGCAGTGGCTCTCAAGGCAGGGAAGGGCGTGCAAGCGGTCTTGGTGCAAGCCTGGCTTGGCGATGTGCGTGATACGGAGAGCGGGCGCGTTCTGGCCAAGCGCTACTGGGTGACGCCGGCACGACTGGGGCGTGATCCGCAATCGTTGCTGGTGGCGCAGCTTCAGGGTGATGCGCTGCCGCAGTTGACGCGGCGGGCCTGGCAGCGGCTGGCCCCTTCGGAACTGGGGGAGGTGAGGCCCGATGTGCGTCTGCTGATGGCAAGTGGTCTTGCGACAGTTGCGGCGCATCTGGACCTGGCCGAAGACGAAGCGGCAATGGACCTGCGCGCCGAACTGTTGGGCCTGTCTGGAGGACGTCAGCGTCGCCGTGACGTGGCGCTGCTGGAATCCCTCATGCAACTGTTCATGGTACGTGATGCGATTCGGCATCTGGGTCTCGGTGAAAGGGAGTCAGGCTAG